The following are encoded together in the Streptomyces sp. NBC_00341 genome:
- a CDS encoding DUF6879 family protein, whose amino-acid sequence MARQLRFTGTDSKVDGCPALHTDENTGEIIVQGPPVTDPEELAQLQHFGPDDAAVAVPRELLVNWGPKEMERVPELVDRETFRRLFVTFKHTAWRLETRRGYASDRQDPDFQAFLATGSSPCDPNEPWFINIRAQTDRGKRVERVRIADNPPTTGQLFLLDYARHNAMAGEDIRYLWREDADRAALPAEDFWIFDSRIVAVLRFDDEDNMLDIELITEPAEVMRYAVVRDAAMHHAVRYDQFAVQVAATTE is encoded by the coding sequence ATGGCTCGTCAGCTGCGCTTCACCGGCACGGACAGCAAGGTCGACGGTTGCCCCGCCCTGCACACCGACGAGAACACCGGCGAGATCATTGTCCAAGGCCCGCCAGTGACCGACCCCGAAGAGCTCGCGCAGCTCCAGCACTTCGGGCCGGACGATGCGGCGGTGGCCGTACCGCGCGAGCTGCTCGTGAACTGGGGACCGAAGGAGATGGAGCGAGTGCCGGAACTCGTAGACCGGGAAACGTTCCGGCGGCTCTTCGTGACCTTCAAGCACACCGCGTGGAGGCTGGAGACGCGACGCGGATACGCGTCGGACCGGCAGGACCCCGACTTCCAGGCATTCCTTGCCACCGGGTCCTCGCCGTGCGACCCGAACGAGCCCTGGTTCATCAACATCAGGGCCCAGACGGACCGCGGCAAGCGCGTCGAGCGCGTCCGGATCGCTGACAACCCGCCCACCACGGGCCAGCTCTTCCTCCTCGACTACGCCCGGCACAACGCCATGGCCGGCGAGGACATCCGCTATCTCTGGCGCGAGGACGCCGACAGAGCCGCTCTGCCCGCAGAGGACTTCTGGATCTTCGACTCACGGATTGTCGCCGTACTGCGCTTCGACGACGAAGACAACATGCTCGACATAGAGCTGATCACCGAACCCGCCGAGGTCATGCGGTACGCGGTCGTCCGCGACGCCGCCATGCACCACGCCGTCCGGTACGACCAGTTCGCGGTCCAGGTGGCCGCGACGACCGAATAG
- a CDS encoding helix-turn-helix domain-containing protein has translation MSTDYQQARASLGVRLRGLRLSCPSGRLTGQQLAQRLGWAGSKVSKLENGKQTATPEDLRAWANATEQPGAYAELAARLAGFESHIRSWRRALANGFKPLHEGLSAEIDRTSDIWVWEESVVAGLLQTPEYTRHVIQRYSNLLGGTADIEDAVRSRVQRQEWLYRPGHTMHVLLWEAALRSLICPPSVLATQLDRLTGMIGMDTVELGVIPFTAPVKIVPANGFWLLDDRVVVTEDWHAEVWLDDSENVTLYTKVWKTLRESAVYGSDAHNVISTARRALKSHCGA, from the coding sequence GTGAGCACTGACTACCAACAAGCACGAGCCTCGCTGGGAGTGCGGCTGCGGGGACTCCGCTTGTCGTGCCCCAGCGGCCGACTCACCGGTCAGCAGCTCGCTCAGCGGCTCGGCTGGGCCGGCTCCAAGGTCAGCAAGCTGGAGAACGGCAAGCAGACAGCCACCCCCGAGGACCTTCGAGCGTGGGCCAACGCGACCGAGCAACCGGGCGCGTACGCCGAGCTGGCCGCCCGGCTGGCTGGGTTCGAGTCCCACATCAGGTCATGGCGAAGAGCCTTGGCCAACGGCTTCAAGCCCTTGCACGAAGGCCTCAGTGCGGAGATCGACCGCACCTCGGACATATGGGTCTGGGAAGAGTCGGTTGTCGCCGGGCTGCTGCAGACCCCGGAGTACACGCGCCATGTCATCCAGCGGTACTCGAACTTGCTGGGGGGAACCGCCGACATCGAGGACGCCGTGCGCTCACGGGTTCAGCGGCAGGAGTGGTTGTACCGGCCTGGTCACACCATGCACGTGCTGCTGTGGGAGGCCGCGTTGCGATCGCTGATCTGCCCTCCTTCGGTGCTGGCCACGCAGCTCGACCGCCTCACCGGCATGATCGGCATGGACACAGTCGAGCTGGGCGTCATTCCGTTCACGGCGCCCGTGAAGATCGTGCCTGCCAACGGTTTCTGGCTCCTCGATGACCGCGTGGTCGTCACGGAGGACTGGCACGCCGAAGTGTGGTTGGACGACTCCGAAAACGTCACCCTGTACACGAAGGTCTGGAAGACCCTTCGCGAGTCGGCTGTTTACGGGTCAGACGCGCACAACGTCATCAGCACGGCCCGACGGGCGCTGAAATCCCATTGTGGCGCATGA
- a CDS encoding GNAT family N-acetyltransferase, whose protein sequence is MSIDIRPFQPFDLPGMYRVCLRTGDSGRDATGLYGDPDLLPHIYAGPYPAADPGLTFVAADASGVLGYVVATADSHAFDGWLEEHWWPELRLRYPLPLPPLSTPLSTPDPGDGTKDRQCVEHIHRPGPPEPKALYERYPAHLHIDILPRGQGAGLGRRLMDALLTALRERGVPGLHLGVGAGNPGAHAFYLRLGFTEAERQEWGSVMVMDLTRRLGTAP, encoded by the coding sequence ATGAGCATCGACATACGCCCCTTCCAGCCCTTCGACCTGCCCGGGATGTACCGGGTGTGCCTGCGCACCGGTGACTCCGGCCGGGACGCGACCGGGCTCTACGGCGACCCCGATCTGCTCCCGCACATCTACGCGGGCCCCTACCCGGCCGCCGACCCCGGCCTCACCTTCGTCGCCGCCGACGCGAGCGGGGTGCTCGGCTACGTCGTCGCGACCGCCGACAGCCACGCCTTCGACGGCTGGCTGGAGGAGCACTGGTGGCCCGAACTCCGACTGCGCTACCCGCTCCCGCTCCCGCCCTTGTCGACGCCCTTGTCGACGCCCGACCCGGGCGACGGGACGAAGGACCGGCAGTGCGTGGAGCACATCCACCGCCCCGGACCGCCGGAGCCGAAGGCCCTGTACGAGCGCTACCCGGCCCACCTCCACATCGACATCCTCCCGCGCGGCCAGGGCGCCGGCCTCGGCCGCCGCCTGATGGACGCCCTGCTGACAGCCCTGCGCGAGCGCGGGGTGCCCGGACTGCACCTCGGCGTCGGCGCCGGAAATCCCGGGGCGCACGCGTTCTACCTCCGGCTGGGCTTCACGGAGGCCGAACGGCAGGAGTGGGGCTCGGTGATGGTGATGGACCTGACGCGGCGGCTCGGCACGGCCCCGTAG
- a CDS encoding DUF1996 domain-containing protein, with product MPRRSRTLTGLLLFTSLTLTTAGIAGIAATANASTEKPVAAAGAHTEHAAYSMPGMPGMPASTKASGDDPDGDGYIMADPPVTGVTPSMEVPPSAYFHEFQAKCAPTHTAPDDPIVYPGQPGKSHDHTFMGNTTTNAYTTAASLETGDTTCLAPGDKSGYWMPSLFNGDTKILPEGVQTIYYKSGVTDYRSVRPFPKGLRYVVGSPMQTQDEFKNLKGTVEGWECGESFKNFDFPANCPTSRDTYLNLRLQAPSCWDGIHLDTPDHKSHMAYPVAGGANYNSCPADHPVALPMIEFKMAWPVNGDMSQVKLASGKGFSFHYDFMNGWDTATLDAMVTHCVKGGLQCDPHGYDENHPEKGAVLNGDYELP from the coding sequence ATGCCACGGAGGTCGAGAACACTCACCGGACTGCTCTTGTTCACCTCGCTGACCCTGACCACCGCAGGGATCGCGGGGATCGCCGCGACGGCGAACGCGTCGACCGAGAAGCCGGTCGCGGCGGCGGGCGCGCACACCGAGCACGCCGCGTACTCCATGCCGGGGATGCCCGGCATGCCCGCCTCCACCAAGGCTTCGGGCGACGACCCGGACGGGGACGGCTACATCATGGCCGACCCGCCGGTCACCGGGGTCACCCCCTCGATGGAGGTGCCGCCGTCGGCGTACTTCCACGAGTTCCAGGCCAAGTGCGCCCCGACCCACACGGCTCCGGACGACCCGATCGTCTACCCGGGCCAGCCCGGCAAGTCCCACGACCACACGTTCATGGGCAACACCACGACCAACGCCTACACCACCGCCGCGTCACTGGAGACCGGTGACACGACGTGCCTGGCGCCCGGCGACAAGTCCGGGTACTGGATGCCGAGCCTCTTCAACGGGGACACGAAGATCCTCCCCGAGGGCGTCCAGACGATCTACTACAAGTCCGGAGTCACCGACTACCGGAGCGTGCGCCCCTTCCCGAAGGGACTGCGGTACGTCGTCGGCAGCCCGATGCAGACCCAGGACGAGTTCAAGAACCTCAAGGGCACCGTCGAGGGCTGGGAGTGCGGTGAGTCGTTCAAGAACTTCGACTTCCCGGCCAACTGCCCGACCAGCCGGGACACCTACCTCAACCTGCGCCTCCAGGCGCCGAGTTGCTGGGACGGCATCCACCTGGACACGCCCGACCACAAGAGCCACATGGCGTACCCGGTCGCCGGAGGCGCCAACTACAACTCGTGCCCGGCCGACCACCCCGTCGCCCTGCCGATGATCGAGTTCAAGATGGCCTGGCCGGTCAACGGTGACATGTCGCAGGTGAAGCTCGCCAGCGGCAAGGGCTTCTCGTTCCACTACGACTTCATGAACGGGTGGGACACCGCCACGCTCGACGCGATGGTCACCCACTGCGTCAAGGGCGGGCTCCAGTGCGACCCGCACGGCTACGACGAGAACCACCCCGAGAAGGGCGCCGTTCTCAACGGGGACTACGAACTCCCGTAG
- a CDS encoding discoidin domain-containing protein, which translates to MHHPPTRTAKRLVAPFAAAALLAGAMVALQAPAAQAAGSVVKVTGSQGAWQLTVDGSPYTVKGLTWGPSVADAEKYMPDVASMGVNTIRTWGTDATSKPLFDTAAANGVKVIAGFWLQPGGGPGSGGCVNYLTDTQYKNDMLAEFPKWVDTYKDNPGVLMWNVGNESTLGLQNCYSGDELEAQRNAYTTFVNDIAKKIHTVDPNHPVTSTDAWTGAWPYYKKNAPDLDLYAVNAYNAVCNIKSDWEQGGYDKPYIVTETGPAGEWEVDDDANGVPTEPTDVAKAEGYTKAWGCITGHTGVALGATMFHYGVEDDFGGVWFNLLPGGEKRLSYYAVKKAYGADTSGDNTPPVITDMKVDNATAGVPTGGDVKISAKVSDPDGDAVTSQVLFSSNYIDQNKALVPAETKDNGDGTLTAKAPSKTGVYKVYVKSTDGKGNVGIETASLKVIPPKVDGTNVSQGKTATASSFQTDPTGGCPCSAANAVDGKFDTRWASDWSDPQWVQVDLGASTAFKHVQLAWDPAYGKAYDIQTSEDGQSWTTVKSVTDGNGDIDDIDVNGTGRYVRINGTARGSGYGYSLYEFGVYS; encoded by the coding sequence ATGCACCACCCCCCCACTCGTACGGCCAAACGTCTCGTGGCCCCCTTCGCGGCGGCGGCCCTGCTGGCCGGTGCGATGGTGGCCCTCCAGGCACCCGCCGCCCAGGCGGCCGGCAGCGTCGTCAAGGTCACCGGTTCACAGGGTGCCTGGCAGCTGACCGTCGACGGTTCGCCGTACACCGTCAAGGGTCTGACCTGGGGCCCCTCGGTCGCCGACGCCGAGAAGTACATGCCGGACGTGGCGTCCATGGGCGTCAACACCATCCGCACCTGGGGCACCGACGCCACCAGCAAGCCGCTCTTCGACACGGCGGCGGCCAACGGCGTCAAGGTGATCGCCGGATTCTGGCTCCAGCCGGGCGGCGGTCCGGGCAGCGGCGGCTGCGTCAACTACCTGACGGACACCCAGTACAAGAACGACATGCTCGCCGAGTTTCCCAAGTGGGTGGACACCTACAAGGACAACCCCGGCGTGCTGATGTGGAACGTCGGCAACGAGTCGACGCTCGGCCTGCAGAACTGCTACAGCGGTGACGAGCTGGAGGCCCAGCGCAACGCGTACACCACCTTCGTGAACGACATCGCGAAGAAGATCCACACGGTGGACCCCAATCACCCGGTCACCTCCACCGACGCCTGGACGGGCGCCTGGCCGTACTACAAGAAGAACGCGCCGGACCTCGACCTCTACGCCGTCAACGCCTACAACGCGGTGTGCAACATCAAGTCCGACTGGGAGCAGGGCGGTTACGACAAGCCCTACATCGTCACCGAGACGGGTCCGGCCGGTGAGTGGGAGGTCGACGACGACGCGAACGGCGTCCCGACCGAGCCGACCGATGTCGCGAAGGCCGAGGGCTACACCAAGGCGTGGGGCTGCATCACCGGCCACACCGGGGTGGCGCTCGGCGCCACGATGTTCCACTACGGCGTCGAGGACGACTTCGGCGGCGTCTGGTTCAACCTGCTGCCGGGCGGCGAGAAGAGGCTCTCGTACTACGCCGTGAAGAAGGCGTACGGCGCGGACACCTCGGGCGACAACACCCCGCCGGTCATCACCGACATGAAGGTGGACAACGCCACCGCCGGCGTCCCCACCGGGGGCGATGTGAAGATCAGCGCCAAGGTGTCCGACCCGGACGGCGACGCGGTCACCTCCCAGGTGCTGTTCAGCAGCAACTACATCGACCAGAACAAGGCGCTCGTCCCGGCCGAGACCAAGGACAACGGCGACGGCACCCTGACCGCGAAGGCGCCCAGCAAGACGGGCGTCTACAAGGTCTACGTGAAGTCCACGGACGGCAAGGGCAACGTGGGCATCGAGACCGCGTCCCTCAAGGTGATCCCGCCGAAGGTGGACGGGACGAACGTGTCGCAGGGCAAGACCGCCACGGCGTCCTCGTTCCAGACCGACCCGACCGGCGGCTGCCCGTGCAGTGCGGCCAACGCGGTGGACGGCAAGTTCGACACCCGCTGGGCCAGTGACTGGAGCGACCCGCAGTGGGTCCAGGTCGACCTGGGCGCCTCGACGGCCTTCAAGCACGTGCAGCTCGCCTGGGACCCGGCGTACGGCAAGGCGTACGACATCCAGACGTCCGAGGACGGACAGAGCTGGACGACGGTGAAGTCGGTGACCGACGGCAACGGCGACATCGACGACATCGACGTCAACGGCACCGGTCGCTACGTGCGGATCAACGGCACGGCGCGCGGCTCCGGCTACGGCTACTCGCTCTACGAGTTCGGCGTCTACAGCTGA
- a CDS encoding DoxX family protein — MINNLGRAQPYALSLFRIVIGLLFTCHGVASLFGLLGDARVPAGTWPSWYAAVIQLAGGALVILGLGTRTAALVGSGSMAFAYFDVHQQRGLLPMENGGEAAVFFCWTLLLIVFSGPGALAADRLFSSRGATREETEVQRRQRLRVPA; from the coding sequence ATGATCAACAACCTGGGGCGGGCACAGCCCTACGCGCTCAGCCTGTTCCGCATCGTCATCGGGTTGCTCTTCACCTGCCACGGGGTCGCCTCGCTGTTCGGGCTCCTGGGCGACGCGCGGGTGCCGGCGGGCACCTGGCCGAGCTGGTACGCGGCCGTCATCCAGCTGGCCGGTGGCGCCCTGGTGATCCTCGGCCTCGGTACGAGAACGGCCGCCCTGGTCGGCTCCGGCTCCATGGCGTTCGCGTACTTCGACGTGCACCAGCAGCGGGGACTGCTCCCGATGGAGAACGGCGGCGAGGCCGCGGTCTTCTTCTGCTGGACCCTGCTCCTGATCGTCTTCTCCGGGCCGGGCGCGCTCGCCGCCGACCGGCTGTTCTCCTCCCGCGGAGCCACCCGGGAGGAGACGGAGGTCCAACGCAGGCAGCGCCTGCGGGTACCCGCCTGA
- a CDS encoding MFS transporter translates to MSATEPIAAPGAAPAAVEPYRWRWLILAVMLVAEIMDLLDASIVNVAGPELEKSLGAGPVGLQWVIGGYALTLGAGLILGGRLGDRYGRRPMFLLGLAAFTLTSLLCACAPSIESLIVFRLLQGTAGAMLLPQGLGLLRENFSGAELTKVFGIFGPVLGLGGIVGPVLGGGLIQGDFLGLGWRLVFLVNLPIGIVALIVAAKAVPKKPGDRTVVVDGVGAALVALSCALLVLPLNQGQESGWPLWTWLCMAASALGFAAFALQQRRTAARGRQPLVTPALLRKPAYTVGLGGIALFFGGLVGSQLVLTLYLQIGQHFTAGEAGLGNLPLAVGTAIGGAVSGAFLAERIGRVVLQIGPLVQLAGAGLLWYELGSTGSFSVWDIAPGVAVSGIGAGMVIAALFSFILAAVDDSEIGSASGVLTAVQSIGGSIGVAVFGSVFFDRATAGDFTAGYRHALIAQACLLVAFLGITLLLPKKARPEGDEFAEADENATA, encoded by the coding sequence ATGAGCGCGACGGAGCCGATCGCCGCACCGGGTGCCGCCCCGGCCGCAGTGGAGCCCTACCGGTGGCGCTGGCTGATCCTGGCGGTGATGCTCGTCGCGGAGATCATGGACCTGCTGGACGCGTCCATCGTCAACGTGGCGGGACCCGAACTGGAGAAGTCCCTCGGGGCGGGGCCGGTCGGCCTCCAGTGGGTGATCGGCGGCTACGCGCTCACCCTGGGCGCCGGACTGATCCTCGGCGGCAGGCTGGGCGACCGCTACGGGCGCCGCCCGATGTTCCTGCTGGGCCTCGCCGCCTTCACCCTCACCTCGCTGCTCTGCGCGTGCGCGCCGAGCATCGAATCGCTGATCGTCTTCCGGCTGCTCCAGGGCACCGCGGGCGCGATGCTCCTGCCGCAGGGCCTCGGACTGCTGCGGGAGAACTTCTCCGGCGCCGAACTCACCAAGGTCTTCGGCATCTTCGGCCCCGTGCTGGGCCTCGGCGGCATCGTCGGCCCGGTCCTGGGCGGCGGACTGATCCAGGGCGACTTCCTGGGCCTGGGCTGGCGGCTGGTCTTCCTGGTCAACCTGCCCATCGGCATCGTGGCCCTGATCGTCGCCGCGAAGGCCGTGCCGAAGAAGCCGGGCGACCGCACGGTGGTCGTCGACGGCGTGGGGGCGGCGCTGGTGGCCCTGTCCTGCGCGCTGCTGGTCCTGCCGCTGAACCAGGGTCAGGAGTCCGGCTGGCCGCTGTGGACCTGGCTGTGCATGGCCGCGTCCGCCCTCGGCTTCGCCGCCTTCGCGCTCCAGCAGCGCCGCACGGCCGCCCGGGGGCGGCAGCCGCTGGTGACGCCCGCGCTGCTGCGCAAGCCCGCGTACACCGTGGGGCTCGGCGGGATCGCGCTGTTCTTCGGCGGACTCGTCGGCAGCCAGCTCGTACTGACCCTCTACCTCCAGATCGGGCAGCACTTCACCGCGGGCGAGGCCGGACTCGGCAATCTGCCGCTCGCCGTGGGCACCGCGATCGGCGGCGCGGTCAGCGGCGCGTTCCTGGCCGAGCGGATCGGCCGGGTGGTCCTGCAGATCGGCCCGCTGGTGCAGCTCGCGGGCGCCGGACTGCTCTGGTACGAGCTCGGCTCCACCGGCTCGTTCTCCGTCTGGGACATCGCGCCCGGTGTGGCCGTCTCCGGTATCGGCGCGGGCATGGTGATCGCCGCGCTGTTCAGCTTCATCCTCGCGGCCGTGGACGACAGCGAGATCGGCTCCGCCTCCGGGGTGCTCACGGCGGTGCAGTCCATCGGCGGCTCGATCGGGGTGGCCGTCTTCGGCTCGGTGTTCTTCGACCGGGCCACAGCCGGTGACTTCACCGCCGGTTACCGCCACGCGCTGATCGCCCAGGCCTGCCTGCTGGTGGCCTTCCTGGGCATCACCCTGCTGCTGCCGAAGAAGGCCCGGCCCGAGGGCGACGAGTTCGCGGAGGCGGACGAGAACGCGACGGCGTGA
- a CDS encoding MarR family winged helix-turn-helix transcriptional regulator, producing MDVKRPATEPATSGGAIRERLRNLTLRQQRFERYLGRRLRVDPAGLAVMDHLVNVGPTTPTDLARRLDASTAATTLVIDRLVAGGHATREPHPTDRRKVIVTPAEHWGATAYEHVAPVIEGVNAAASELSPGEQAVVAAFLERIVGVYDAATDR from the coding sequence ATGGATGTCAAACGGCCTGCCACCGAACCCGCGACGAGCGGTGGCGCCATCCGAGAGCGGCTACGGAACCTGACGCTCCGGCAGCAGCGGTTCGAGCGTTATCTGGGGCGGCGGCTGCGGGTGGACCCGGCGGGACTGGCCGTGATGGACCATCTCGTCAACGTAGGGCCGACGACGCCCACCGATCTCGCCCGCAGGCTGGACGCCTCGACGGCGGCGACGACCCTGGTGATCGACCGGCTCGTCGCGGGCGGCCACGCCACCCGCGAGCCGCACCCCACCGACCGCCGCAAGGTGATCGTGACCCCGGCCGAGCACTGGGGCGCCACGGCGTACGAGCATGTGGCGCCGGTCATCGAGGGCGTCAACGCCGCCGCCTCGGAGCTCTCACCCGGCGAACAGGCCGTCGTGGCGGCCTTCCTGGAACGGATCGTGGGCGTGTACGACGCCGCGACCGACCGCTGA
- a CDS encoding SDR family NAD(P)-dependent oxidoreductase — MTAAALARFDGYGVLITGAGQGIGAATAHRLAAEGAGVLVTDLAPERAARVAADIVAAGGRAESLACDVTDRAAVEAAVAHAVGVFGALDVLVNNAYSCAPDEALFEDEPDDVWERDLDVTLSGAYRCARAAMAHLVASGRGAIVSIGSVNGVQDFGNHAYSAAKAGLAGLTRTLAGHAGPRGVRVNLVAPGTIRTDAWSGREDELSRVSGLYPLGRVGEPGDIAAAVAFLASRDAAWVTGTTLCVDGGLTAVNTGFRQALAKD, encoded by the coding sequence ATGACTGCTGCCGCGCTCGCGCGCTTCGACGGATACGGCGTCCTCATCACCGGTGCGGGCCAGGGCATCGGCGCCGCCACGGCCCACCGCCTCGCGGCCGAGGGCGCCGGGGTCCTGGTCACCGACCTGGCTCCGGAACGGGCCGCGCGGGTGGCGGCGGACATCGTCGCGGCGGGCGGCCGGGCCGAGTCGCTGGCCTGCGACGTGACGGACCGGGCGGCGGTCGAGGCGGCGGTGGCCCACGCCGTCGGGGTGTTCGGCGCGCTCGACGTGCTGGTGAACAACGCGTACTCGTGCGCCCCCGACGAGGCGCTGTTCGAGGACGAGCCGGACGACGTCTGGGAGCGCGATCTCGACGTCACCCTCAGCGGCGCCTACCGGTGCGCGCGGGCCGCAATGGCGCACCTCGTGGCGTCCGGCCGGGGCGCGATCGTCAGCATCGGCTCGGTCAACGGCGTGCAGGACTTCGGCAACCACGCCTACAGCGCCGCCAAGGCGGGCCTGGCCGGCCTCACCCGTACCCTCGCGGGCCACGCCGGACCGCGCGGGGTGCGGGTCAACCTGGTCGCGCCCGGCACGATCCGCACCGACGCCTGGTCCGGCCGCGAGGACGAGCTCTCCCGGGTCAGCGGCCTCTACCCGCTCGGCCGGGTCGGTGAGCCCGGGGACATCGCCGCCGCGGTCGCCTTCCTCGCCTCCCGCGACGCGGCCTGGGTCACGGGCACGACGCTGTGCGTGGACGGCGGGCTGACCGCGGTGAACACCGGCTTCCGGCAGGCCCTCGCGAAGGACTGA
- a CDS encoding serine hydrolase domain-containing protein yields the protein MDVRGAVVPGFEPVRDAFIRNFEQRGDRGAAVTVYRHGHKVVDLWAGTRDVDGAEPWAVDTVQVVRSAGKGIAAAVPLLLHQRGQIDLHAPVGTYWPEFKANGKERVLVRHLLAHRGGIPALDRPLTPEEAADGVSGPLAVAAQRPQWEPGTEHGYHAQTYSWLIGELVRRVTGRTVGRWVAEEIARPLGLDFWFGIPVDEAHRVGRIGPVEAPAGEETGALRMRPKRSVVEAYRDPDSLTRRAFGAIDPFPDENDPGYQAAELPASNGIATARGLARCYAAMIGPVDGHRLFAPATLTLARTEESAGPDRVLVVNTRFGLGYMLHGPASPLLAPGSFGHPGRGGSLGFADPESGIALGYVTNGLQKGVTADPRAQALVRAVRSAL from the coding sequence GTGGACGTACGGGGCGCGGTAGTGCCCGGATTCGAACCGGTCCGGGATGCTTTCATCCGTAACTTCGAACAGCGCGGCGACCGGGGGGCAGCGGTCACCGTCTACCGGCACGGGCACAAGGTCGTCGACCTGTGGGCCGGGACCAGAGACGTGGACGGCGCGGAGCCGTGGGCCGTCGACACCGTGCAGGTCGTGCGCTCGGCCGGCAAGGGCATCGCCGCCGCCGTGCCGCTGCTGCTGCACCAGCGCGGCCAGATCGATCTGCACGCCCCCGTCGGCACCTACTGGCCCGAGTTCAAGGCCAACGGCAAGGAGCGCGTACTCGTCCGCCACCTCCTCGCCCACCGGGGCGGCATCCCGGCCCTGGACCGGCCGCTGACCCCCGAGGAGGCCGCCGACGGGGTGAGCGGGCCCCTCGCCGTCGCCGCCCAGCGCCCCCAGTGGGAGCCCGGCACCGAGCACGGCTACCACGCGCAGACCTACAGCTGGCTCATCGGCGAACTGGTGCGACGCGTCACCGGCCGCACGGTCGGCCGCTGGGTCGCCGAGGAGATCGCCCGCCCGCTCGGCCTGGACTTCTGGTTCGGCATCCCGGTGGACGAGGCCCACCGGGTGGGCCGGATCGGCCCGGTCGAGGCGCCCGCGGGCGAGGAGACGGGCGCGCTGCGGATGCGGCCCAAGCGCTCGGTCGTCGAGGCCTACCGCGACCCGGACTCGCTGACCCGCCGGGCGTTCGGCGCGATCGACCCGTTCCCCGACGAGAACGACCCCGGCTACCAGGCCGCCGAACTCCCGGCGTCCAACGGCATCGCCACCGCCAGGGGCCTGGCCCGCTGCTACGCCGCGATGATCGGGCCGGTCGACGGCCACCGGCTGTTCGCCCCCGCCACGCTGACCCTGGCTCGCACCGAGGAGTCCGCGGGGCCCGACCGGGTGCTGGTCGTCAACACCCGGTTCGGGCTCGGCTACATGCTGCACGGACCGGCCTCCCCGCTGCTGGCCCCGGGCTCCTTCGGCCACCCGGGACGGGGCGGTTCGCTCGGCTTCGCGGACCCCGAATCGGGCATCGCCCTCGGCTATGTGACGAACGGTCTGCAGAAGGGAGTTACCGCCGACCCCCGTGCCCAGGCCCTGGTCCGGGCAGTACGGTCGGCGCTATGA
- a CDS encoding energy-coupling factor ABC transporter ATP-binding protein, with translation MSTDPDPVPPSLEVSGLAYAYPDGHQALFGVDLTVARGERVALLGPNGAGKTTLVLHLNGILDAGAGTVRVAGLPVEKRNLAEIRRRVGIVFQDPDDQLFMPTVREDVAFGPASGGLRGAELEERVTDALKQVGMEEFVNRPPHHLSFGQRRRVAVATVLAMRPEILVLDEPSSNLDPASRRELADILRSLDVTVLMVTHDLPYALELCGRAVILSEGVIAADDRTQDLLCDEQLMRAHRLELPFGFDPRSVTVNTR, from the coding sequence ATGAGCACCGACCCCGACCCCGTACCGCCGTCCCTCGAAGTCAGCGGCCTCGCCTACGCCTACCCCGACGGCCACCAGGCGCTCTTCGGCGTCGACCTGACCGTCGCACGCGGCGAGCGCGTCGCCCTGCTCGGCCCGAACGGGGCCGGCAAGACCACCCTCGTCCTGCACCTGAACGGCATCCTCGACGCGGGCGCCGGCACCGTCCGGGTCGCCGGACTCCCCGTCGAGAAGCGCAACCTCGCCGAGATCCGGCGCCGCGTCGGCATCGTCTTCCAGGACCCCGACGACCAGCTCTTCATGCCCACCGTCCGCGAGGACGTCGCCTTCGGGCCCGCGTCCGGCGGGCTGCGCGGCGCCGAACTGGAGGAGCGGGTCACCGACGCGCTGAAGCAGGTCGGCATGGAGGAGTTCGTCAACCGGCCGCCGCACCACCTCTCGTTCGGGCAGCGCCGCCGCGTCGCCGTCGCCACGGTCCTCGCGATGCGGCCGGAGATCCTCGTCCTGGACGAGCCCTCCTCGAACCTGGACCCGGCCTCCCGCCGCGAACTGGCCGACATCCTGCGCTCCTTGGACGTCACCGTGCTGATGGTCACGCACGATCTGCCGTACGCCCTGGAGCTGTGCGGCCGCGCGGTCATCCTCAGCGAAGGCGTCATCGCCGCCGACGACCGCACCCAGGACCTCCTCTGCGACGAGCAACTGATGCGCGCCCACCGGCTGGAGCTCCCCTTCGGCTTCGACCCGCGCTCCGTGACGGTGAACACGAGGTAA